Genomic segment of Phoenix dactylifera cultivar Barhee BC4 unplaced genomic scaffold, palm_55x_up_171113_PBpolish2nd_filt_p 000366F, whole genome shotgun sequence:
ATTATTTAATAACAACTGATCATGCCAAAATCCTTTGACCAAGCTTGCTCCGAGATGACTAAGTCATCTAGAAACTTGGGGTCAAATGCTTAAGCAGAAATCAAATAATCTCAAAATTCTACTATTTCAATTGGATTTGGATCTACATCCCACAATACATACGGAGTTAGACCTAGATTGAATTGCCTTTGATTCAAATTCTTGTAGACTTGTGTGAAATTATGTCTTTATCCTAAGGAATGCCTTGCACCTTTTGTTTCAAACATATGCGTCACGAGGATCCCCGGGAGTCCAAAGGAATGCTACTTTGTCcagagataaggttttctcaaCACTCTTTTGGTCATGGGCTTCACTTTTGCAACCAATTTGTGCATTGCCTTTCATAATAGCGATGTCTTTTAGATAAGGTTTTtatttaatcacatttcaaaattttaataatttagcTGCTCAATTCATTTATGTTTAAAATGGCAATTGCATTTTAAGAGATCGATCTTTACAATTCATTGGAAACCCTCTTATAAGTTTGCATTCTACTGGATTGTCATGATATATACAGTGAACCAATTTTGAAAGTTCTCATAAAAAAAGGTATCAAAGGCCAATATTTTGATCTTGGCCTAGTACAATGATTTGCTGCCATGAAGTTTTATCTATAGTACATGGAGCGGAAGCTTGTTGGGGAGATATCTGTTGGTCTTATTTTTCGTGACCTTTTTTCTCCATTGCAGTGCTCTTATGTTGTTCTAAATAGCATGCTCTTAAATGACATTGTCAGAATTGACATTATTTGTATTCTTCTCAAAAATGACAATATCCATGGAATATATTGAATGGCTTTTTTCTCTCTGGAAACCCTCAACTAATTCATGAACAATGTCAATGGCTTGTATTATATATCTAGAAACCAATGACATAATAATTTCTTCTTACCAGATGACATTGATTGGCTCTAAGTACCAAAGAGTTTCCAACTGTCTCTTAATTAACATTTTTGAATGCGGTAGGAACCTGGAGCAGCAGAAGCAGAATTTGCGCGTCTTGGTACAGCATTGGTTCTCGAAAAGTTTTACACATATCACTCTCCAGATCCCCTTTTTATCCCCAAGGAAGGATGGGGTTCCCCTGACACTGAAATCCCATTGCCTTCTTGGCTCTCGAAAGATGATATCAAATATTATGCTAGCAAATTTGAGAAGACTGGTTTTACAGGAGGACTGAACTATTATCGGTGTTTAGACTTGTAAGTTTACTGCAACCTTTTGTCTACCAAAACTAGTAGTGTGACTGAATTATGTGACCTATAAAGCACgatattttcaatattttttccaGGAAAAGTTTCTTTAAACTTCAGATGAACCAAGTTCATCCTTCCAATTAAAGTAGTTTAATaccaatcatttatttctgttatgtttattaaaaattattaggCTGCATGCTTTGTAATGACTTGATGATTGGGCAAAATGGGGCCTCAAATATGATAGTAAAAATGAGGGTGTTTAAGTCGATGTATAAAAAACATTATGAAGGAACAGTTAGAAGAGGAAAActagaacatttttttttaagctaCTAGAATTATGCTGTTATATTCAACAAATGATGAAGCTATTGTTCTTGGTAAAGGGGTACTGGTCTAAAAGACTTGGCAGAGTAAAGGAAATGGGATTGGACTAATTTTTTCCGATATTCAAACATTCaggagccaataaatggtgttACAGGATTTTGGTGAGGATTAGACATTCTAAGTATAGTTAAGAACAGCATGCAACTATGAGGTGTGCATATCAATCATAGAGCCTGCATTTCATTTAGTTCGTTTTTTAGTTTGTACTGATGCAAAAAAGAACGGTGGAATCAAAATGGTTTATGtacatttgcatatggatgtaagGTACCCCTGTTGATATCCTTCAGCATTTGTTATGTTTGAGAATTGAGAAATATTCTTATGTAAATACATTCTCATGTTTGTTATTTCTCTCCTGATGGAAATATTgtgaaatatataataaaaattataatcctgACTTTGAGGCATATCAGATTTTCTCTGATCTGCCATATTAATCAAActctagaatcagaaaattttcagcaaaaTTCTCTAAATTAGTTTTATCATACAGTTCGTGTCATTACCAATGTTCTTATGTAAATACATTCTCATGTTTGTTGTTGCTATCATGATGGAAATATTGTGAAAAAACAATAAAACTCATAATCCTGACTTTGAGGCATATCAGATTTCCTCTGATTTGCAATATTAATCAAATTctaaaataacaaaattttcaatcaTCTTCTCTAAATCAGTTTTATCATACAGTTATATAAAATTGAGGAGTGTCATTTCCAACTATACAATAATCCATGTTCAAAATTTTTATGTCTGGCATATTGAGAATAGATCGATTTGATGCAAACGTGCTGGCAAAATGCAATTCAGATATGGATGCTCAGTCATATAGCAAGGCCTAATTTGTGACAATCCTTTTTTTCTAAATTCTAACAAAGTAGTAATGCAGTATTTCTGATATGATCTGCATTTGATTATGGTCTTAATTTGCTGGTTTGGAATGTTTGTTCGGAGTCTAATGAGTTGGGATGTATATGGTCTTGGCTCATGGAACCAGGGCTATGGTTTcggccttcatcttcttcttgagTTCTAACCCCATCTGCTGCACTATACCCACCCCATCCCACCTTAGACCAGAGCTTAAGCCATTGGGCAGACTGGTCAAAGCTCAAGGAACTAGGCTTTGCTAACCGAGAGTAGATGTGAGGACTGACCTTACTCTGAATTGAACCTGTGACCTCTTGCTTAGAGTGGCAATACCATCCAAGTAAGCAGTTGGTGATACTTGGTGAGAATATCTGACTAGGTTTTAGCTTATAAAACTCAGATTAGACCCAAACAAAACATAAAAACAGAAAGTAAATTATTCTGGTTTGGGTCCATTTTGATTCAGAGGACACGGGGTAATACCATCCAAGCAAGTGCTTGGTGGTACTTTGTGAGAATATCTGACTAGGTTTTGGCTTATAAAACTCAGATTTGATCCAAACATAATATAAAGCCTGAAAGTAAATCATTCTGGTCTGAGTCCAAGCCCAAGTGCAAAGCTAGATAGGGTTAAAGTGGACCTAAAATGGTTAATTGTCCTAAGTTTTTCCATTCGGAGATCCAAGTCCAAATGCGAATCTAGTTAGGGTTAAAGTGGACCTAAAATGTTCCATTATCCTTGTCTTTGCATGCAGAGATTGTgcatgtttgtgtgtgtgtgtgtgtgtgtgtgagagagagagagagagcaccaATCTCTTTTCAGAATGTGTAAGCAATACAGGTAGACAATCGATGACTAGTATTTTGTTTTTAGatcacaaaataaaaatattagttagGAGATGTGGGAGATGTTATATTACTGCAGAACCAACtcggttttatatatataaaaaaaggaatcacagaattattttttttttgttcatggaaaattatttatttagcaTCTTGTGCACCACTTTTATTGGTTAATCAACAAGTGAAGCAGCCTGCTGGTAACGCCTATCCTGTTATTTTAACTTCAGAGTTAACTGGTCTTAAAACAGAtaatatatatctttattttttttagaagttttcttaATATAGGTTATGATATGCGTCCTGTTCAGTTAGTGAGATCTGTTATTTATTCATCCTCATACTTCCATATCAGTATGTGACTGAAACATTACAATGGTATGAACGCCATGCAGAAATTGGGAGCTTACAGCACCATGGACTGGGGCACACATAAAGGTACCAGCAAAGTTCATTGTGGGAGATGTAGACCTGACTTACCATACACCTGGAATCCAGGACTACATACACAAGGTTGGTTTCAAGAGTTATGTTCCATTACTTGAGGAAGTAGTTGTAATGAAAGGAGTAGGCCACTTCATCAATGAGGAAAAACCACATGAAATTACTGTGCATATTTACAACTTCATCAAGAAATTCTGATTTGCAATTATAATTCTTGTTAAGCTCAATTCTGGTGCAGCCATCTATGTTGCATATAAATAAAGCAATTCTGTCAAACAGCTTAATGGAAGCTGTTGTGCTTTTGTATATCTATGTAACTTGTGTGCATTTgttttggtctttggaggatttCCTCCTGTTTATCGCAACTGATTGGTTAAAGATGTAGCTGTGGTGTGAATTGTTGGAACCGATCA
This window contains:
- the LOC103703631 gene encoding epoxide hydrolase A-like isoform X4, which translates into the protein MDGGGGGGEGITHRTVAVNGINMHVAEKGEGPVVLLVHGFPELWYTWRHQIHGLAARGFRAVAPDLRGFGDTDAPPGVSSYSIFHLVGDLVALIDSLGQDQVFVVGHDWGAMVAWSLCMFRPEKVRAVVNLSVAFTPRNPARKSVEYLRSLYGDDHYVCRFQEPGAAEAEFARLGTALVLEKFYTYHSPDPLFIPKEGWGSPDTEIPLPSWLSKDDIKYYASKFEKTGFTGGLNYYRCLDLNWELTAPWTGAHIKVPAKFIVGDVDLTYHTPGIQDYIHKVGFKSYVPLLEEVVVMKGVGHFINEEKPHEITVHIYNFIKKF